In Cryptomeria japonica chromosome 1, Sugi_1.0, whole genome shotgun sequence, the sequence gggggattataataataaatgttggTTTTGTGTGGGCATTAACATAAGCTTTAAAACTATGAAAGAGATTGTTCTATTATTCCAGAATTTTACACAAGAACTTGGGGTTATACCTACGGATTGTGACATACATCTTTGGGTACTTCTACTTGTTGTTCAAAATGGATGGTAACTTAAACAGGAATGAGCCCCCTGGCTGTGAAAACTAGAAGAGTGAGTGAAAAGtatggaggaggcttcatagatatggttttattgactatatggaaaagctacacAGAATCAGAAATTCGGTGTCACATGGATTTGCTAGAGGCTGGAACAACAAAAGAGTCACATTGTTCGGGGAGATATGGAAAATTGATGAGGATCTGGTTGTGGAGGTCACGGGTCTTTAGAAGGAGGGtgctaaattctatagagatcGGAAGTATGCTGCTAAAGCAttcaaaaacttcccaaaatcggaggatgagaaggccaagcttgtcaagaaagacaacatctcctactaccttccccagcaggtaaagtccttttggcagaaagttttaagggttttgatggagtttctcactattgatggtagattcactaaaatctataactatcattttgcaattcttactCACTTTCGTCATGGGGTTAAAATCTCCTTGCCTTTTTACTTAGCACcttctctgaatgagagtttggctgatcatgctaaaaagcctaattcttaccctatagcccatcaaggGCTCAtcttgctcatttatgaatacTTGAAGGAAAAAGCTAGGGCTAGCAAAGATGATCACCTGGTCACTAATGCACATATTTCTGAGAGTTGTAAAGATTCTAAGTCAGATGAGGATcagcctaatgcccctacccataaaaaaaggagaGCTGATACAGATAATGTGGAAATGGAGGTGCactgtgatttggaggaggaaaaggggaaggatattgagacaaaaatggagagtgagaaggatgagaacattggtgaagaggaagaaggggtTAACTTTGAAAACCCTTACTCTAACCCTATAGGCTCGGATAGTAGGAATGTCGCCttgaattctaaggaggaagacaaccctaattctaTGGGCACTAAGCAGGGTAGGGATTCaatgaatactattttgaatactaccCGTAACTGTACActggaatccttcaacttccagaaatgggttattgacaacattactagcattcagagGAAATAGAGGGACTTGGAAaataagataaacaatttgattaaggaaacaaatttgaggaaaaagaatgaggagacggaaaccagtgaagctgaggaggaaatcgagatggaggactCACTGGAAAAAGACCTtattaaaggggatttgaaacatctagaggatgttatcagaattgtgaAAGAACGGGctgaggaggataaggacaatatCAATACCCGAGTTGCTCAAactgagaaggctctgaaaagcttcatgaaccacagtcttgaggtcctaagagtttcatcacataatatgaatgccttggtggatcacttagagaggaaaaattaggataagaacttgctaatcattgaagatgtaccgacctccagctccacccatcaAATTTATAGGCGAAGGACTAGATAGAACaccactgagatggagaccaaatGAAAGACATCTAGCTAAAAtaggagagcaatgatctgagggaagcggccaaggtgatgatgctattggttcaaaatgttgaggagtctataaaagtgttcaattgatatgtaatgttgggttttggatgccaatttcttgttggctccttgctgtctttttgtcctagctgctagtttttgtgctggtcttttgcagctgttttgtcttgtttctttcatgctcatattTCATAttgtaagtgggttttgggtcccttaaaaactattttttcttaatcaaaaactaaaATTCCTTCAacagatataacatgacctaagtaATGCACCTTTTCGTGAAAGAAAGCATAATTAGAAAATATCCCATAAAGCTTACAATCTCTCAACCATTGCAAAACTATCCTtaggtgcttcttatgttcttcttcattcttagaatagatcaaaatgtcatcaatgaataTTAAAACAAAATCATCCAAGTATTTTCTAAAAATactattcatgaggttcatgaatgttgttggggcattggttaaaccaaatggtatgactgtgaattcatagtgcccataccgTGTTTGGAATGTAGTCTTAGGAATATCCCCATCTTTAATCCTTAACTGGTGATATCCTGATCGAAGATCAATCTTGGATAATACCATtgcacctttcatttggtcaaacaaTTCATCTATCCTTAGCAAAGGATATCTATTTTTGATAGTCActttattcaacatcctataatcaatgcataaccttaaagtaccatctttcttctttatgaATATCACcggtgcaccccatggggatacacttggtctaataaatccttgcctaagcaattcttgcaattgagccttaagctcatacagtTATGTTGTTatcattctatatggagccttagattgcgGCTCCATTCCTGGTATAAGTTCTATAGAAAAAATtaaactctctcttaggtggtaacttggtaagGTCTTCTAGAAAAACATCCAGGAACTCTGCAAGGATAGGATAATCCTTAGGAATTTTCTCAACATTATCCAAATCATTTACCATGACAACAATTatggaacatccttttctttgggccttcttgagttTCATTGCTGAAATGTGTCTcaattcaagaggcttttgagaccCAAGAATTTCAACTGAATTCCCACAATCATCAATACAATTGATGACCTTATCCTCGTAGTTTACTATGGCTTTATGCTCAGTTATCCAgttgatacctaagatcacatcatatgatcctaatggTGCCACATAAAGGTTAACCTGGGTTTGGAAACTGGAAAGTTCTAGTTCACTacaaaatagacaagtatctaccctctGTTCTGCTCGATTTCCATATTGGACCATCCATGCATTTGAAATATAACTAGGTCTAACagatattctagaaactacttTAGGATCAATAAAGTATTCAGTAGCTCttgtatctattaaaatagaaactgatTGCCCAAAAAGCTTAGCCATCATTTGAATAGGTGAGGCTTGGAAATCGGCTTGACGGTTGTCAACTGCAGCGTGAATTTGGTGTTGAGAGGCTCCTTGCTGATTTTATCCTCTTTGTACGGGGGTATGTTGTGGACAATTGGAGGCATAATGACTTCCTCCACAGTTGTAACACCCGTCCCTAGGTCCAGAATTGCCACCTGACCTACCTCTATCCAAGTTCTATCGGGCATTGAAGTTGGTGTTACTATTTGCTCTCTTGTTACCATCCTGATTCACTCTTCCTCTTTCCTGAGTGTTGGGTCCCCTCTTTAGATTACTTATTTGTTGATCGTTTCCATTGTTGTTCCTTTGGAAATTGCTATTTCCAAAATTTGGTATGTTATTCACATTTTTACGAAAGTTCCCCAACTGCTGCAACTTCTACTCTTGCTTGGTTGCTTTCTCAAATACCTCTTCCATAGTCAGTGGATTATGAATATCCACTTCTTCTCCTATATGAGTTCTCAAACCTAAGATGAACTTTCGGATGTGAAATGGCTCATCCATCTGATATTGCGAAACATACTTAAGGAGGTTGGTAAACTTCTCCCAGTATTGAGTTACCGACATGCCACCTTGTGTTAGGTTCTGAAATTCAATCATCTTCTTATCAAAGAATAACTAaggaagccacctcttcctaaaGGATTGGAAGAATAATTCCCAAGTGATATCGCTAGGTTGCAACTTCCTTTCAAACTTTTCATTatcccaccaagtagcagcttcGGCAGAAAGCTGGTAAGCAGCCCAAACTACCTTGGTTTCATTGGACATGTTGCGGAGAccaaaataattttccatttctatcacccatgcctctgcaccatcaccaatagtttttccatcaaactttggtggGGCTATTATTTTCAATTCGTTAGCCATCATTTTTTCAATCCTTGCTTGGTTATCGGGATGTTCTTCAACCCTTGGAGCTTCATGTCGGACTTCTCCAACCCTTCGAACCTCATACTCGAGTCCATTCATTTTGGCACTCTGTTGGTTTAGTAAATCAAGAATTTGGTCCAGTCTTTCATTTCCATTACTAGAGCCAGCCCTTGTGGTCCTTGAGCCCATTGTTATTCAATAATTTCTGCATCAGGGAAATGTTAATATTTCTTAGCAAAAAAGAACAATATTTACAAAGTTATGTTTAATCAATACTTCTTAAAATCTACCCTTACAATGTAGCTATAGAGATTACTATCCATATTTACTACTAGAAGgaaacaatattataataaaacataGATAATTTGCAAATATATTTCATCCAAGTTTATAATATAAACTAAGGTTCAAAATACATATTTATCATTATAGGAATCATATAAAAACATAACATTCAACTCAAATTTATTATAGAAAGAAAGATATCTTTATTTATTGATAATAAAAGTGTTATTACATAATACATCACTTTTCTAGCGGAGTCATGGGAGTATATCCTTCAGACTCACTAGAACTTAGGGGGGTATAATCTTCAGACTCATCATCACTGAGTTGGGTATATCCCTCAGATTCACTATCACCTAGTGGAGAATATTCCTTTGACTCATCGGAGCTAATCACAATTGGCCTACTCCTATCTCAACACTTTCTTTCTCTTCAGAAACTAGTTTCACTACGGGAGGAACATTTTCCTCCTCACTAATCCATCCTCCACTTGGATGGTTATCCATAACAAGAATGACATGAGATATAGGATCCTTCTTGACCCTCAGATAGTGAGCATACCCAGCTACTGACTTACGAGTCGTCTGTTTTGTTCGCACCATCTCTGTAAGTTTCAACACAAAACTATTATTCTCCAAACTCAACGTGCGAAGTGACTCATAGGTCCTATTGTTATACAACCTATGACTCTGATACGAAATTCTAAAGATGTAAATTAATCTATaagacataatctactctttaatcataaataaactcataggtcaattaagaagtctatttcataCATAATATAAAACAAGTTTAATATATTGATAAAACCATCATAGATATCAAAgagttaaataaaattttcatataCAATGGAAGGTACAAGTttctcattacatatcattataccATACTCAGGCTTTCTAATTGCCTTAAGTAttatacaaacataaataaagtgaGATACATTCATCGATCTCTAATATGAGTCACTTCCTTTCTTTGCatcgaatgaagacgagaacaagatttagGCGCTTTTTCCATCCAACATTGAAGCTTACGCTTCTTCGGAATTCTTcatcaatcaagaatacctgaccctgcacaaattattttaaccaaagaattcgaaagacaagagggaatctggtgcatgcctagatgatacaagctttttcatttttctaattcttttaagaaacaagcattatcatgcaaggatatggtagagagcataaaataaagaattccatgtatttgtATGGATAATTCAATTCATTACTCAACTGAGTATAATGTcatgcatagcaaaaataaatagttggaaaaagcaactattctctccaAGATTTCATATTCGGCACCcatcccggaaggtaactttctaaacacaagcctatctatagcttggttcccacaaacaagaatacaatttaagaatacaatcttttgactaaTTGATATAACATCTTCcctatcactttcataaaataaacACTATTTTATTATAATGAAAACAATCTTTCACAATTTGAAAGGCAAATATAATTTCATCAAAAATATTTGAATAAATACAAAGTAAGAAGAAGGTGTA encodes:
- the LOC131073765 gene encoding uncharacterized protein LOC131073765 — protein: MAKLFGQSVSILIDTRATEYFIDPKVVSRISVRPSYISNAWMVQYGNRAEQRVDTCLFCSELELSSFQTQVNLYVAPLGSYDVILGINWITEHKAIVNYEDKVINCIDDCGNSVEILGSQKPLELRHISAMKLKKAQRKGCSIIVVMVNDLDNVEKIPKDYPILAEFLDVFLEDLTKLPPKREFNFFYRTYTRNGAAI